The Thermovirga sp. genome contains a region encoding:
- a CDS encoding cupin domain-containing protein, with protein sequence MEHTDTKKMEPREVVKGVHGKFVHSPHMTMAWWVIEQGAALPEHSHEHEQVVNVVKGTLEITSEGKKWTLGPGSVLVIPSGVPHLAQGITECHVIDAFWPAREDYK encoded by the coding sequence ATGGAGCACACCGATACGAAGAAGATGGAGCCCAGGGAGGTCGTGAAGGGAGTCCACGGCAAATTCGTACACTCTCCCCACATGACCATGGCGTGGTGGGTGATCGAGCAGGGAGCAGCGCTGCCGGAACACTCTCACGAGCACGAGCAGGTGGTCAATGTCGTGAAGGGTACCTTGGAAATAACCTCCGAGGGGAAGAAGTGGACCCTCGGGCCTGGGTCGGTGCTGGTGATTCCTTCGGGGGTTCCGCACCTAGCCCAGGGGATCACCGAGTGCCACGTGATCGATGCTTTTTGGCCTGCCCGGGAGGATTATAAGTAA